The Chryseobacterium phocaeense genome includes the window ATAAGGTTTCTGGCCATCAGCGAGTCACGGAACTGCATACTCGGCATAGATCGGGCTTTGTACTTCCATGATTTAATGAAGTAATTCTGCATATCATTAAAATACAGAGCATACATTTTGTTTTCCGGCGTTTTCTCCAGTTTTAAAATCACCTGTTCGAGGCGGGCGATCTCCTGAATGAATTTTTTCTGATTTCCCTTAAGAACCTTATCAGCCTGCTTTTTGTGTATCAGATCTTCCAGATGATTGATGCCTTTGCTGAACACCGGAAAGCTGTTCAGATCGATCTTGTTTTTATTTAAAAAATCTTTCAAAAGCCGAGCACGCTTTCTGTAAAGATTGCTCCCTGTAAGCTGGATGTCAAAGCCCCCGACTTCAATGGGAGCACCTGAGGTTTTTGTTTTTTGATAATAGCTGATCAAAGGTCTGGATTCCTTGGTTGCTTCCCAGAACCAGTACAGCCCGAGGCCTCCGATAGAATCTGCCGGAATCTTCATGCTGTGATGATTCATCTCTTCATTCATAATCCAGGTGTCATACCTGCCCGCTTCGTACAGTACGACATTGTAATTCAGGTCTTCATGAAGGTATCTGATCAGTCTGCTTTTGGCTTGGGAAGTAGCGCCGTCATAGTGGGTATTTTCTCCCAGCATCAAAACCCTGTTGTCTTTCAGGATCGTATCCAGTACCTTAAGATCACTGTTGTCGGGATAGTCCATAGAAATACTTTTAACCGGATGCTTATAAAGCCGGACTTCGGTAAGTAATTTCTGTTTGTCTTTTTCTGGAACATCCTCAAAGACCAGTTTGTTCAGAACAAAAGCTGCGATCACAGAAATAATAAAAGCGTAGAATATTTTCTTCATATTAATTTATTTGTGATATTGTGTTTCTTATGATAGGTGTGTTATTAATAATAATTGTTACTCTTTGGTGTGAATTATTTACATAAATGACGAAAATAATACCAATGAAAAGAAAATGACGAATTGTCATAAGGGTTCATTAAGAATAGGGCTGTTTTTTAATTGCTGAATCCAATCGGATGTTAAAAGCTTATTGATTAATCCTTCTTTCAGTTTTTTGAATGACAAAACGTAAGTTACTCCGAGATCTGGTTGTGAAAATTATAAATTAAATTTTCAAAATAATAATAAAAAATACCACAAATAGATAATTTTTAGTTGATTATTTGAAGATCCGCAGGAAAGATATATTTTTGTAAAACGTAACATGAAAAAGAAATGTGTTTTCATGTTGTTTAATAAAAAACTAATTATACCATGAAAACAACTACCCAGAATTTTATTATCCCACCAAACTGATTGTTTCCAACAATTAAAACCACCATCAATCCAGCAGATTTCTTCAAAAGATAAGGCTTTGTATAAACTGATATAACAAAGTCAATTTTGAAGCAGAATTTTTATGGAATTAATAAACCATATAAAAGCATCTGAACCGAAAAACTAAACGAATAAGAAAATTATTATTAAACTTAACTATGAAAAGAATTATTTTATTTAAAACCATGAAAAAATTTTATTTTTTACTATTAATTTTTATCTCACTTTCCGTATTTGCGCAAACATATAGTTATACCACGTACAATACGTCCAATTCTGCAATAGGAAGTGATTATATTGCTGACATTAAAACGGATCCCAATGGACTATTATGGTTGGCTACTTACAACGGTATTTCTACTTTTAACGGAACTACTTTTACCAACTATAATACGACGAACTCCGGTATTGCATCTAATGCAATTTTAAAAATTGAAATTGATGGTCAGAACAGAAAGTGGATCGCGTCTCAGTTTAACGGGATCATCCTTTATAACGGCACAACTTGGATTAATTATACATCCTCCAATTCGGGACTTCCCAGTAATGAAATCATCGACATCGCAGTTGACGGACAAAATAATCTTTGGGTAATAACATCTGCGGGACTTACCAAATTCAATGGTACCAGCTGGACAACGTATAACTCAGTATCGAATATGAACTCAGTTGCAACTGATAGTAATAATGGTGTTTGGGTTACAAATGGGGGAGTGTTATACAAATTTAATGGTACTGATTTTGACTTTATAGCACAGGGAACTGAAAAAATATTGAGAATAGCAAACAACACCATTTATGTAAAAGGCTCTGATAGTTTAATTACTTTAACAACAGGTGGAACTAATATTGCGTTCAATGATCAAAATAATTCCTGTCTTGCAGGATACAATCCAAATGCATTAGATGTTGACAGTAATAGTAAAGTATGGATCGGATTTAACGGTGCAGGGTTACAGAATTTTACAAACTGTACGACCTATACTAAAGCAAATACAAATTTTGGTTTACCTGATGATTACTTTAGTGCAGTAAGAACAGGATCTTCAGGAACTATCTGGCTGGGAACATTGCAGCTTGGTCTGGTAAAAATGGCGCCAGGCACGGCAGTTTGTAATCCTCCAACTCAGATGTATCCTTCTAATATTACTTCTACATCAGCTACTCTTAACTGGCAGCCTTCAACATCAGCACCTAATGGTGGGTATAATTATGTTTACAGCACCAGTCCGACCATGACAGGCTCGGCTACTGCTACTGCTTCTACCACTGCAGATCTTGCCAATTTACTACCTAACACAACGTATTATTGGTGGGTTGCTGCAAATTGCATCTCCAGTCAAAGTATCTGGGCTCCGGGAGGGTCTTTTACAACGCTTTCTAACCAGACTGGCTGTTGGAAAACTGTAAGTGCAGGCACTTTTCATTCATTAGGTATAAAAACGGATGGAACCCTTTGGGCCTGGGGTAATAATAGCAATGGTCAATTGGGTGATGGAACTAATAATAACAGAAATAACCCGGTTCAGATAGGGACAGCTGCAGATTGGAAAAAAGTTTTTGCAGCTGAGAAATATAGTGTTGCTATTAAAACAGATGGAACACTTTGGGCCTGGGGATATAATCAGTTTGGGTTTTTAGGAGACGGAACCACCACTAACAGAACAATCCCCACAAAAATAGGGACGGCTACTGACTGGGAAGATATTTCAGTTGGAGACAGTCATAATTTAGGTTTAAAATCAAACGGAAGTCTTTGGGCGTGGGGAATGAACATAAACGGAGGCCTGGGAGATGGGACAACTACCGAAAAACTCGTGCCTATTCAAATAGGAACGGCAACCAATTGGAAAAGTATTGCCGCAGGTAATTACTATTCTGTAGCAATAAAGACAGACGGAACCCTTTGGGCCTGGGGGTATAATGGTCATGGGCAGTTAGGCGATGGCACTCTTACTCAGCGTATTTTGCCTAAACAGATAGGAACTGATACCAACTGGGCAGAGGTATCCACCGGAGATTCACATACTGTAGCCAGAAAAGCAAATGGCCTTCTTTACACTTGGGGATATAACGGATCCGGACAGTTAGCGGATGGAACGGCCATTAGCAGATCAATCCCCTTTTTAGCAGCCGATGGAATTCAAAAAGTTATTACAGGTGGTTTTAATACTATTGCCATAACTACATCCGGAACTGTGATTGCCTGTGGAAATAATACCACAGGATCGTTTGGTAACAATACTTCTACAAGCTCTTCAAATTGGGTGAGCTTAGGAACCAATTCTCATATGGTAATTTCTACAGGGGGATGGCATACTTTATCTTTAAATAATGATGGGCTCTTGAGAGCATCAGGCTCCAATAACCACGGTCAAATTGGTGATGGCACTAATGTTCAAAAACTTACATTTATCCAGCTTGTATGTCCTGTAAGTAATTTGGACGTAGAAGAAATATCAGTAGCTTCTGATAATCTAAAGGTTTTCCCGAATCCGGTGCAGGATTATCTTAATGTTTCGTTTGATAAAAATATCATGTCCGTACTGGTTTACAATGCAGCCGGACAAGAGGTTCTTGTTAAAGTTATCAACGATAGTAAGGGAAAGGTAGATTTTTCTAATTTAACCTCAGGTATCTATATGGTAAAAGTAAATGCTGCCGGCAACATAGTAAAAACGGTAAAAGTTATCAAAAGATAGAAAAGTAATAATGTAAAAGTAGAGTAAGAGAGATTAATTCTATTCCGGGAGCTCAAAAAGATTTAATTGTTGCACTGGAATATATAGCTGCTCTTCTTAAAAATTTAGCCCTGACTCTTAGTCAGGGCTATTTTTTATGTAATTACCATGGAAAGTACTGTAATCAATGCTTTTCTCGTCCTTTATGCAGATAATGTTCAAACGATTTTGCTTATCTATAGAAAATCATGGATCAGGAATAAAAACTATGCCTTATCCAGGTTAGTTTTTCTGAGATGGTTATAAAACAAAAAAGACTTCACATATCTGTAAAGTCTTTTATAAGTGAGCGCGAAAGGATTCGAACCTTTGACCGTCTGCTTAGAAGGCAGATGCTCTATCCAGCTGAGCTACGCACCCATTAAGTAATTTTGAAAAAATTAATAAAACAGTCGGGGCGGCAGGATTCGAACCTGCGACCTCCTGGTCCCAAACCAGGCGCGATGACCGGACTACGCTACGCCCCGAAGTGTATATGATAGGATAAGAAAAAATAGCGGAGGGTAAGGGATTCGAACCCTTGCGACACTTTCGCGTCGACAGTTTAGCAAACTGCTCCATTAACCACTCTGGCAACCCTCCTTTTCTCTTATTTTTTAATGATCGTTGTTCCGTTATTGCGAGTGCAAATATAGAACAGATTTCTTTATTTACCAAATAAAATTCAAGAAAAATTTGCGTATTTTTGAGGGAATAAATGATTAAAAAAATAAACGAATGCGTAAGACATTATATATCATCGGATTAAGTACACTTGTTTTTTCATGTACTCCCCAGCAAAATGTAAAAAAAAGTACGTACAAGCCGAAAGCCCCGGTATCACAGGCAAAAACGGCAGTTAAAACCACAACAGCTGAGACTCCGAAACCTAAAATTACAAATGAGCGTGGCGTAGAATTTTTTACAACCAATATAGCTGATGCTACGAAAAATGATAACACTATAAGCTATGGTTCCATCGTCTCTGCAAAACCGGCCGGATATAAAGTAGTTAAGACCTATTTCCCCGCTGTAGGACAAAATTTCAGACAGCGTTATCTGATCTTGCATTATACGGCTCTCCCGGACGATAAATCTATTGCCGTCCTTACCCAACAAGGGGTAAGTGCTCATTACCTGGTAAATAATACCGGAGATAATGAAATTTACCAGCTGGTTGATGAAAACAAACGTTCTTATCATGCAGGAGTAAGTAACTGGAGAAATGATAAAAACCTTAACGATACTTCCATAGGAATTGAAATTGTTAATACAGGCTATACATCGGATGCCACGGGGAAGAAAATTTTTGCGTCTTTCAGTGATGACCAGGTGAAAAAAGTGGCTGCTCTGGCTAAAGATATTATCAGCAGATATCAGATTCCGGCTACCAATGTGCTGGCTCATTCAGATATTGCACCGACAAGAAAGCAGGATCCGGGACCTATGTTTCCATGGAAAAAACTGTATGATCAGTACCAGATTGGAATGTGGTATGACGAAACGTCAAAACAGAATTTTCTTGCTGTAGCACAGGAAGAAGTTCCGTTAAAATATAACGATCCGTCATTCATCTTCCTTGTTCAGACTGCTTTACAGAAATTCGGGTATTATATGGATCTGAGCGGGAAATGGGATGATGCCACAAAAAGAACCATCGAAGCTTTACAGTATCATTTCCGTCCGCAGAATTACGATGGAATTATGGATGCAGAAACATGGGCGATTTTACAGTCTTTAAACCAGAAATATCCGGCGAAATAACTTCTAAAACGCATCGGAACGATGCGTTTTTGCTATATTTAAAAAATCAAAAAACAGTTAAATTATCTGTAATGGAAAATTTCAGAAAAGAAAGCGATCTGCTGGGCGAACTCAATGTGCCTGCAGATGCATATTACGGGGTTCAGACGCAGAGAGCGATCAATAACTTCAAGATCTCAGGACAGCTTTTGTCATCCTATCCGGATTTTATCAAAGGTCTGGCTTTTGTAAAAAAAGCTGCCGCAAAAACCAATTATGAGTTAGGTCTGCTTGAAGAAAATCTTTATTTCAAAATAGCAGAAGCCTGTGATGAGATTGCAGACGGAAAATACCACGAACAGTTTCCTGTAGATATGATCCAAGGTGGCGCCGGAACGTCAATCAATATGAATGCGAACGAAGTAATCGCCAATATTGTTTTAGAAAAACTGGGGAAAAATAAAGGGGAATATGAATTCTGTTCACCGAACGACCATATCAACCTTTCCCAGTCCACCAACGATGCCTATCCTACAGCGATCAAAATGGGATTGCTGCACATGAATATCGGACTTGTTGAGAAACTTGAGAAAATTGTGGAAGCTTTCCGTGCCAAAGGAAAAGAATTTCATGATGTGATCAAAATGGGGCGTACCCAGCTTCAGGACGCTGTTCCAATGACTTTGGGACAGGAATTTGAAGCTTATGCAGCGACTCTGGAAGAAGATATTTCCAAATTAAATAATAATGCGAACCTTTTTGTAGAGGTTAA containing:
- a CDS encoding T9SS type A sorting domain-containing protein, translated to MKKFYFLLLIFISLSVFAQTYSYTTYNTSNSAIGSDYIADIKTDPNGLLWLATYNGISTFNGTTFTNYNTTNSGIASNAILKIEIDGQNRKWIASQFNGIILYNGTTWINYTSSNSGLPSNEIIDIAVDGQNNLWVITSAGLTKFNGTSWTTYNSVSNMNSVATDSNNGVWVTNGGVLYKFNGTDFDFIAQGTEKILRIANNTIYVKGSDSLITLTTGGTNIAFNDQNNSCLAGYNPNALDVDSNSKVWIGFNGAGLQNFTNCTTYTKANTNFGLPDDYFSAVRTGSSGTIWLGTLQLGLVKMAPGTAVCNPPTQMYPSNITSTSATLNWQPSTSAPNGGYNYVYSTSPTMTGSATATASTTADLANLLPNTTYYWWVAANCISSQSIWAPGGSFTTLSNQTGCWKTVSAGTFHSLGIKTDGTLWAWGNNSNGQLGDGTNNNRNNPVQIGTAADWKKVFAAEKYSVAIKTDGTLWAWGYNQFGFLGDGTTTNRTIPTKIGTATDWEDISVGDSHNLGLKSNGSLWAWGMNINGGLGDGTTTEKLVPIQIGTATNWKSIAAGNYYSVAIKTDGTLWAWGYNGHGQLGDGTLTQRILPKQIGTDTNWAEVSTGDSHTVARKANGLLYTWGYNGSGQLADGTAISRSIPFLAADGIQKVITGGFNTIAITTSGTVIACGNNTTGSFGNNTSTSSSNWVSLGTNSHMVISTGGWHTLSLNNDGLLRASGSNNHGQIGDGTNVQKLTFIQLVCPVSNLDVEEISVASDNLKVFPNPVQDYLNVSFDKNIMSVLVYNAAGQEVLVKVINDSKGKVDFSNLTSGIYMVKVNAAGNIVKTVKVIKR
- a CDS encoding erythromycin esterase family protein, giving the protein MKKIFYAFIISVIAAFVLNKLVFEDVPEKDKQKLLTEVRLYKHPVKSISMDYPDNSDLKVLDTILKDNRVLMLGENTHYDGATSQAKSRLIRYLHEDLNYNVVLYEAGRYDTWIMNEEMNHHSMKIPADSIGGLGLYWFWEATKESRPLISYYQKTKTSGAPIEVGGFDIQLTGSNLYRKRARLLKDFLNKNKIDLNSFPVFSKGINHLEDLIHKKQADKVLKGNQKKFIQEIARLEQVILKLEKTPENKMYALYFNDMQNYFIKSWKYKARSMPSMQFRDSLMARNLIHQIDSVYKDRKIIVWCANIHTFAERYDKNYLPLGAYIRNKYGKASYMINFSSYAKKNSKRSIGDKPGKFAIENVFHDTKTPYFFIDLRNIPESSPLKKEFVSTINQGIDQKKTWSHFIDGIFYIDINTEHTLLQKK
- a CDS encoding N-acetylmuramoyl-L-alanine amidase, producing MRKTLYIIGLSTLVFSCTPQQNVKKSTYKPKAPVSQAKTAVKTTTAETPKPKITNERGVEFFTTNIADATKNDNTISYGSIVSAKPAGYKVVKTYFPAVGQNFRQRYLILHYTALPDDKSIAVLTQQGVSAHYLVNNTGDNEIYQLVDENKRSYHAGVSNWRNDKNLNDTSIGIEIVNTGYTSDATGKKIFASFSDDQVKKVAALAKDIISRYQIPATNVLAHSDIAPTRKQDPGPMFPWKKLYDQYQIGMWYDETSKQNFLAVAQEEVPLKYNDPSFIFLVQTALQKFGYYMDLSGKWDDATKRTIEALQYHFRPQNYDGIMDAETWAILQSLNQKYPAK